In Larimichthys crocea isolate SSNF chromosome XI, L_crocea_2.0, whole genome shotgun sequence, the sequence AGTGAGACACAAAACAGTTCTAACGTTTACCAACCGACATGTCCGCTCACCAACGCCTACTCTGAGCCCAACGGTTagcataaataaatcagttacaCCTCATAACAACATACAAAGACAgaattatattaaaactatatctatatctatattctATATACAGCAATAACTAGTTTGAAGtattcacctcctcctctgtctgataGTCGTCCATGGCTACCGTTAGTCCGAGGTTAAGTGAACCAGGTTATCCAGGAAAAAGACTTCCGGTCCatgattttcagaataagatgTCGTCTTATTGTCGTATTGTCGTTTCTTTGcagaaataacaaataaaacaaataaaaggatGAATTCGATCAGAGCTCCGCTCATTGACATGAGTTATATGTGGTATGTAAGTATATGTGTGCTTGTGGACAAATTCtccaaaattaataaataataataatataaatatataatacatacaatATTTTAGCTGCAATGCCCAGTATAATGAAACATTATCTGCACATTTAAGTGGATCACCAGTAATATGTAAAACCATGGTCACCTGCTCCCCCTGTTGGTAATTTATAAACAAACTAACTCTGGTTCAGTTGTTAGATAATTGACGCAGGTCGCACTTGTTGACATTACATCATCTGCCTGGAGGACAATTTCAGGTATAAACCAGCTCTTTTCGTAATAATGTCTTTTATCGTTATTGCTTACATTCTTTTTAGGTTTTATATCTCGTGTCTAAAGgtaacattttaacttttgtaATTTTAGGGACGTGAAATGTTGCTAACGCATCCGCCAGGCTAACTGATATGTTAACTAGCTAAAGTATTTATACTCGTTATTCTCGTAGTTTTGAGTAAAATACAGTCAATACTTACCAAACCACTTCCTAAACTAACTTAATGGTAAACCACTGTATTTCAGTTACCTTGGACTAAAGTAAACGTTAACTGTTAATAGTTAAAATCATTCTCTCCTCGTAGTCTTGACCTCATACCATTGCTGTTAACTAAAGCTAAATAATAGgcgtatttttattttattttatctgtaatATATAGTGCACACTCAACCTGGTACAGTTTATCGTTAATTTTACATGTCTAATCTCACACTTTGACATAATATTAAATCTAGATACCAGTTTAAACATCTGCTTAAGACGTTTAATATATTAAAACGGTTTTGACTGCTGTCAGCTTCCAAATACATTGATTCTGATTCCCAGAATTacaacttttactttgaaaacaaaaataccGGAAGTTAAGACTGTTGTGTTACTTGCTTGTTGCACTGTCTGTCCCATGAATGTCCACGTCGATGGTTTAATTAGACTAAAGCTGtgaatttttctttattaatttaatacatATGCTCACATTCTAATGGGATTTAAATTGCCGCAGTCGAAATCTGTACTTTGCAAAGTGAAGTTGAAGTTCAGTGCACAGTCTCTTCCACCAGAGGGAGACAAAGCTCAGTCTGTCCTTGTGAAAGCGGTAGCTGggtatttttttgttaaaatgtattaattgtTATTGCACAAACACGATCCTGTTGATCTAAATAGTTAAACCTAATCTCAATCCTATAAATTATCcgaataaacaaacaattctGCCGCCTTTAAAGCCACAAATGCAATTTTAAGATACTCCTCCATAACGATGGCTGATTGGGCAGAGGTGCATCACGTGACCGTGAATATCATTAACTCGTGTTCACTCTCCTcgtgttttttaacagtttcaggctgttgtatgtatgtttgggTGCTTATTagtaataaaacatcaaactaaACTTTCACTCTTTGTTGCCGTTTTTGTTTTAGgtgtataaaaatattaaaattattttgaaCCATGAGTGAGAGTCATACTGCGGAGAATGACTCTCGCACTCCGCCGTTCAGTCGGTATCGCTTCTCGGCCTTTTGGCTAAGATCAAGTGTAGTATCTGTTCTTATCAGTTTAATATCTGATACGTCCCCTACCCGGGGACCGtatattaaattgatttttggaGCAGGGAGATGGAATAGGGGCTTGCTCCGTCCACTCCACGCATCGACCCGGTATTGCAGTACCTCCAGGAACGGTGCACCCCCCTCATGATGTTGAAAATTAAATGCAGTAGAGTAGTTTTAATAAAATTTGTTTCGTATGTTTTGAGCTTTCTGTAAGAGATTCCTGTTAAAATAGTAGAACTAGTAACTGGACATGGGCATGTACTGTGTTCGCTGCCTTATctacatttgaaataaatgcGAAAGTATCCTTGATTAAGTGCTCATATTTAATGattttcagttgtgtttttaataataataaacgtacattttatttcataggtgcctttctgtcacccaaggacaccttacaataaataaaagtagacaggaaataaaatgaaaagaaagaaaacaggttaaaaaagGACAATGCAactgaatcagatggaaaaggcaaTTTTAAACTTTAGGCTTTATTGTGCTgtagtatctatctatctatctatctatctatctatctatctatctatctatctatctatctatctatctactaagATCTcaataatatataaagtagACATATTACCTTTTTGACAGTGAAACATAACAAATGAAACATAAGCTTTATAAGTACAATTTATAGCAAAGTTGTTTTATTGGATATTTTCTATTCACCACATGCAGAGAAACATACAGCACATCTGGTATGTGACTTtattagaatcagaatcagaagtactttattaatccctgcagggaaatttttttttgttaccgcagctcccaaacggtaagtgaaatagtaagaaaacaatagcaagaaaacaaaactttaacaatatacacctataTAATATCTTATTTTAACActacatacacatgtataaataacagttaaatagaaccagtaaatTAAGCTCAAATTAAcgcagtctaatacaacaggTCTTGCAATCAGTCCTCCCGTCACAGAACTTGTAATGTTCAGTCtttgttcaaacatttcttGCTCATGTtgcagtttgtgctgctgccgaGCTGTTGTTAACACTCCTGACCGACAGGTGGCAGTACTCTGAAGAACCTGGAGGTGGTTGTACGTTTGGGCGGGAAAACTCTGATTCCTGCGTTTttatcgtttttttttaaaataatcttttcCCCATGAGTTATAAATGTGGATTAAACAACCTTTCATTGCAGTATTTGTCTCACTTGAGCttgctgtttgcctgttactcttttattttgggtaaaaactgattttaggTTAGCGTTTGATGTGGGGAGTAGagcaatgcatgctgggaaatatAACCCGTTATTTATcaagtaaaacataaataaatctttgtCAGCCTCAGCACAAGATGACAGCACCTGTGTTAAATCCACTCACCTGTCTGTAGCTTCTAGTCTGAGATATTTATAGAGCTGTATGTTTATGAGTTATACATCAGCACCATGAGGCAAGCTGCTGTGTCCGTGAAGGAGGTCCGTGTCACCGAGCTGAGCAACTCATACTTACCTGGCAGGGGTGACACCATGATCAAGAAGGTGGTTTGCCCAGGGCGAGGCTTGGCCATTGCACTCCGGCTTCCTGACCCCTGAGAATTCCCCAAATGTGGGAATCTCTACTGCACAATTTATGGTAGTGGGGGACTGCGTTCGCGCTCTCCCCTTATTAAGTGTTCAATAGAAATAATCTCTTGAAATGGAAGAAATACCCTGTAAGCTACCCGCGTGAAGCACCTGCTAAAAGAACTGTGTCAAAACTTTAATTGGAGCGcgacagatttgacaatgtgaagattcCTGGTGGccagtattttaaaaataaaccatcaacTACTTGAATGACGGATCACAACAACTTCTTATGTGCTTCTACCTCCAAGTAAGTAGGCTACGTAATCAAAGTTGTCAATCAGAAGTTTGcacatgacattttattttgaaaagcgaAATCTGTTCCTCTACACCagggggtgtccaaacttcttttaaagaggacCAGATTTGACAACGTGGAGATGCCTGGGGGccaataatatttaaaaaatgacaaatgcactgttctgtaacaattttgttttcattttaaatgacaatgtaaccaaatctaagccaatcaggaacgaatataaaaaaacagtcagataaCAGTGTAAAtacttgcatgaagttgatacaaatctgaaccttaTGTGCAttacttattatgagtaatgcaaagtctgttaacatttaagttaacATCTTACAGgacataacaccagcagttatgtccttagaggttcaaatgcttcatgtCAACCTAAAAAGCCaaaaatcttccagccatacattATCTGTTATCTGTACATTATACATTATCTGACAATCCCAGCAGGTAAGATGATAAAAACGAAGCttcgggccgcatgaaatcCGACTACGGTCCGTACTTCGGACAATCCTAATACACACCTTTTCTTTGAACATTGAATAAGGGGAGAGCGCGAACGCAGTCCCCCACTACCATAAATTGTGCAGTAGAGATTCCCACATTTGGGGAATTCTCAGGGGTCAGGAAGCCGGAGTGCAATGGCCAAGCCTCGCCCTGGGCAAACCACCTTCTTGATCATGGTGTCACCCCTGCCAGGTAAGTATGAGTTGCTCAGCTCGGTGACACGGACCTCCTTCACGGACACAGCAGCTTGCCTCATGGTGCTGATGTATAACTCATAAACATACAGCTCTATAAATATCTCAGACTAGAAGCTACAGACAGGTGAGTGGATTTAACACAGGTGCTGTCATCTTGTGCTGAGGCTGacaaagatttatttatgttttacttgATAAATAACGGGTTatgtttcccagcatgcattgctCTACTCCCCACATCAAACGCTAAcctaaaatcagtttttacccaaaataaatgagtaacaggcaaacagcaaGTTCAGGTGAGACAAATACTGCAATGAAAGGTTGTTTAATCCACATTTATAACTCATGGGGgaaagattattaaaaaaaaaaaacgataaaaACGCAGGAATCAGAGTTTTCCCGCCCAAATGTACAACCACCTCCAGGTTCTTCAGAGTACTGCCACCTGTCGGTCAGGAGTGTTAACAACAGCTCAGCAGCACAAACTGCAACATGAGCaagaaatgtttgaacaaaGACTGAACATTACAAGTTTTGTGACGGGAGGATTGATTGCAAGAcctgttgtattagactgcgTTAATTTGAgcttaatgtaaataaaatattaaaattacgTTGAACCATGAGTGAGAGTCATACTGCGGAGAATGACTCTCGCACTGTCGCCGTTCAGTCGGCATCGCTTCTCGGCCTTTTGGCTAAGATCAAGTGTAGTATCTGTTCTTATCAGTTTAATATCTGATACGTCCCCTACCCGGGGACCAtatattaaattgatttttggaGCAGGGAGATGGAATAGGGGCTTGCTCCGTCCACTCCACGCATCGACCTGGTATTGCAGTATCTCCAGGAACGGTGCACCCCCTTCATGATGTTGAAAATAAAACGTAGTATATCAGCTGATAAAACGTAGCATCGGCAAAAAGCGGATCTGCTCACTGGATATGGGCATGTAATGTGTTCACTTCCCTATCTACATTTGACATAAATGCCAAAGTATCCTTTATTAAGTGCTCATATTTAATGattttcagctgtgtttttaggCTTTGTTGGTCCgtagtatctatctatctatctatctatctatctatctatctatctatctactaagATCTCAATAATATATAGACGTATGAagcataaaaactgaaacatacaCTTTTATAAAAGTAGAATCTACGGCAAAGTTGTTTTATTGGATATAAAATTGCATTAATTTGAACTTAATGTACCTAATAAAGTCACATACCAGACGTGCTGTATGTTTCTCTGCATGTGGTGAATAGAAAATATCCAATAAAACAACTTtgccataaattctactttgataaagcttatgtttcagtttttatgctTCACTGTCAGAAAGGTAATACGATAcaatttattctgtgttatctgaaagaaaggcagaattgtttttcttttttagatttgttcacgcctgattggtttagatttggtgacattgccattaaaaaaaagagataattgtgacaatgaaattttttttgcatttgtatgtaacttttgttggtaatttattcatttttaaaatagtaTTGGTCCCCATGGATCTCTACGTTGTCAAATTTGgtcctctttaaaagaagtttggacacccctggtgTAGAGGAACAGATTtcgcttttcaaaataaaatgtcatgtgCAAACTTCTGATTGTAAAAACAACTTTGATTACGTAGCCTACTTACTTGGAGGTAGAAGCACATAAGAAGTTGTGATCTGTCATTCAAGTAGTTGATGGTTCACGCAGCCAGGTGGCAGTCTACTCCAGTCTACTACAAGCTTATTTCTCAATTAGGGACGGTTGTATTGTATACCTTATAATGTGTGTCCTCGTATTTATAGGGAAATTTTCAACCAGTACCACATTATTCCATGTTTTTCAGAGATAATTTTTGGGATAATAGACCTAGAGCTTCAATGTGTTAAAACACCAAAATCACAGAATAACTAAATCATCAGtttcacacaataaaaaaaaagacagcacaaatgaagccaacacaacTTTATGTTTCTAACattcatacaaaaacaaacttaagtCTGCAGTTAAAACATTGCAAAccacttttcacattttcatttaaagccCAACACTCAAACTGTCCAAcgaaaaagttattttaaaaaaaaaagtcaggtgTTATTTCTGCGTGACCGGGAATGAATTCTGGTCCATCAACTCGCCAACTCTCTCCTGGAGGGTGTGAACCACCTCTGCCAGGATGAACAAGTGTGTGTCGTCGAGGTCCTTGAGGATGAACTTTTTGCCCAGAGCCATTTTTTCATCCAGGTAGAGGAGGAACTGTTTCATGGCAGGATCACTGGTGGGGAGCAAGAAAACAACTTTATAAGTCAATACATTCAACACAAATATGAGGAATAGCTTACTCAGGTAGTACATTTCATCATAGCTTGTACTTTTGTGCAACAACAGGCATATCCAAAGTCCGGCCCGGGGCCCAATCACAGCccgcggtcagatttcatgcagcccCAAGCTTCGTTTtcataatatattatttatttatatcttgtcagatactgtatggctggcagAATTGGGCCTTTTTTGATTGACGTAACGCATTTGAATGTGCTAGATGTCAACCTCtaaaggacataactgctggtgtcatgtacctgtagatgtgatgaaaaaggacataactgctggtgtcatgtacctgtagatgtgaTGAAAATATTACTGTCTGAATTTTGTaaaagagtgatatgttttaacagtttaacagactttgcattactcgTAATAAGTCaaatttgtatcaacttcatgcaagcTTAACGTATACCACACAACttattctgtgttatctgaAAGAAAGgcagtgttatggaattttctatccttaggttgcacgaggtcacgtgtgggccttgaggtcctcagcagtattagttgtttggctttggttgagaacaatAGGggccagtctatctcaacactgtggtggccagggtcaaagagacctattgctgccttcttagacataatagcttgctgttgacgttccaatctgcgtaaacagacatctgtgtctccagactagaacatgctgacaaaaacacatgcacgaATAAAGACTACTTCTGGGCGTATagtgtggtgttatcttggggtttaaagtcttagttgggcagaatgtgagaccgactcaggcacttctgatgaactttgagagtgtctctaattctcctttgggccaagcgtcaataaataatacagcataagacatcagaggctcctgaacactttcttccttcctgacctcaccattgacctttgacttgaAAACTGTTACATAACATTGCATTtgtatgtttaaaatgtcagtattggacccccgggcatcttcacatgGTCAAATCTGGCCccaagaagtttggacacccctgatctaGAGACAGAGATGTCTGGGTTTTCCTCACCATTCAACAAGGACACCTTTGTGTACGTTGACCATGTTGACAGGAGCAGAGAAGAAgtcctt encodes:
- the gtf2h5 gene encoding general transcription factor IIH subunit 5, whose product is MVNVHKGVLVECDPAMKQFLLYLDEKMALGKKFILKDLDDTHLFILAEVVHTLQERVGELMDQNSFPVTQK